From the Anopheles merus strain MAF chromosome 2L, AmerM5.1, whole genome shotgun sequence genome, the window GATTAAACTCGGCACAGTCGATGTGCGATGGGAAGCGGATCCACACGAAGTACCCGCCGTTCGGTTTGCGGAAGCTGCAGCCGGCGGGAAGGTGCGCCTGTAGCGTTTCCGCCATCGCGCCCAGCCGTGCGGCGTAGTTGGTGCGGTAGTGGTCCAGCTGTCGCCGTGCCAAGCCCATCTGGATGAGGGTGGCCACTACGCCGCCGGTGTAGTTGTTGGCTGCACCTCCACTTATGAGCACTCCACTGAGGGTGGGAAAAAACAGAAATTTGCATGCATTAAATCATTCTCCTCAGAACCCAAAGCCCTTTTTGTAGGCGACGAACCCCCCCACGCCCCCGTCCTACCTGTTGCGGAATGCTTCGACACAGCGCGGAGGACACTCCATCCAGCCGAGCCGTATGCCGGGCGACAGGATCTTGGAGAAGGATCCGTTCGAGATCACGTTGCCGCGCCATCCCTCCACCCGGCCCAGGTCGGCAATGTCGCGCGCGAACAGGCGCTTTGGCGGCGGCGCGTCCGGATCAGCGTAGTGCAATAAATTGTACACGTCGTCACACGCAATCAAGATGTCGGTTGCGCGAGCGAGTTTTATCAGCTGTTGACACTTTTCTGTGCATCAAGTGaaccaaaaagaagaacaaaatccATGCAATTCCAACAAGTAAAATGGGGAATAATACCCAGCGGCATTATTTGGGGCGGGTTTTCATTATCAGCAATTCTCAtcgtgcacatacacacacacacgcattggCGCCTTGCCACACTTACCCTCGGAGAAGACGATACCGGTCGGGTTGTGGAACGTCGGCATCGTGTAATAAACGCCCCAAAATAGTTTCCCTTTCGTCGGCTCGAACCGGTGCTGATCGATCAGCGCCTGCAGAGTGGCGAGGTTAGGGCCGTCCTCGTCGAGGGGCACTAATCTCCCGAAGGACAAATAGAAAACTCACATTTAACAATGAGTGAGGGgatgggggaggggaggggatgGCTGCACTTCCGCTTGCTTCCCTTGCTTGCTGTGCGATAAGATTCAACGCCTACCTGGTACTATTTTCATGGTATTAAACTGGGCGATGGTTTCGAGCGCTATCATGTACGTGTACTCGTCAACGAATATTACGCCTGCCAGATCGACCAGGGTGGAGAGTATCAGGTGCAGCCCGTTCGTCGCACCACTGGTTTGAACCAGATCGGACCTGATTGAGTGTGTGGAAAGAAGTGGGTGGTGGTAGAGCGATGAATCAACTGCCTGATAGTACAACCGACCCGAACCCGGGCACACTGATAGCCGAATTGGGCAGTAGCATCAAACCGGTATCACTTACATGTTTACCTCGCTCCGATAGCCGTCGGCGAGGAAGGAGGCGAGCGATTTGCGAAATTCCGTCGTCCCAATCGATGGACCGTATTGGAAGAGGAAGGATGAATTTTTCAGCTCGTATTTCTggaatgaattaaaataaagcaaatacgTGATTTAGTATGTAGTACAGACCAAAATAACGGTTAGAGCTGTTGTGTatagtgatgggcaaaacggctccgaagccggagccggctccgaccggctccagacaatttcggagccggctccgcaccaacggctccggagccggctccgcacccacggctccggagccagctccggctccgacggctccggagccggctccgcaccaacggctccgaagacgcaccaacggctccgaagccggctccgctccGACGGCTTTAACACAATGGACCAAAAGAACTTTTTCAATGAAGTTTCAATCGAGGAAATCCGTAAATAGCGGAATAGGTCATGTTTAAAagaatttattaaaaaaaaccatcgattagttttgaatattgttaagaAAGACGAGACAAACGAATGCTACACAACGTCAtgcatgtcaatactgcaatcacATCGTGTGTTAGCTTCCACACGT encodes:
- the LOC121594404 gene encoding uncharacterized protein YER152C-like — translated: MEGFTATVQRREVPMNHLFDGGALNVYDQQVANLSAGAPGPDLLGKSAQFFQQATEERIKYELKNSSFLFQYGPSIGTTEFRKSLASFLADGYRSEVNMSDLVQTSGATNGLHLILSTLVDLAGVIFVDEYTYMIALETIAQFNTMKIVPVPLDEDGPNLATLQALIDQHRFEPTKGKLFWGVYYTMPTFHNPTGIVFSEEKCQQLIKLARATDILIACDDVYNLLHYADPDAPPPKRLFARDIADLGRVEGWRGNVISNGSFSKILSPGIRLGWMECPPRCVEAFRNSGVLISGGAANNYTGGVVATLIQMGLARRQLDHYRTNYAARLGAMAETLQAHLPAGCSFRKPNGGYFVWIRFPSHIDCAEFNRYCLEKYRVSAIPGVRFSFAKEARHFLRLTFAFHEPDYLRRSVRTLCEAAGEYLEIAASTA